DNA from Fusobacterium sp.:
TTCAAGAAGATAGTATAAAAAGATTAAAAAAATTGAAAATATGGAAAAGAAAATAAAAACTACTAAAACAAAGTCTTTCATCCATTATTTTCCAATTTTTCAAGTACTTTCAATAATTAAATTAATTAGAAATTCACTTTATTTTAGTTATTTTCATCTTTTTTAGTTTATCTATAATATCATTTTGTAGATCTTTAAGTTCAGTTACCCATAATTCTTTTTCTTTTTTCTTCTTTTTAAATTCAGATACAAGATATAATTCCCCTTGAATTACCATTATTATTTCATATAAATTTATCTCATCTACTTTAAGATTATATCCTCCCTTTATTCCCCTATGAGCCTCAACAATCTCAGCTTTTTTTAAAATTTGCAGAATTTTTAAAGCAAATTTTAATGAAATGTTTTTTTCACTTGCTATTTCCTTTGCAGGGACAATCTCTCCCTCTGGAAAAGTTGATAAAAACTTTATCATTTTTATTGCTTCATAACTTTCTTGTATAATTTTCATATTTCTCCCCCTCTTGTTCATAAAACCATTAATCATATTATACTAGAAATAATAAAGTTTTATAAGCATTTTATTTATAAATTCTATTAAAAAAAGAAAATGATCTTTTACTATGAAACACAATAAAAGATCACTTTGCTTTTATAATTAACTACTTACTATCATATTCTTGAAAAAATATTTTTATCTTTTTTTTAATTCTTTGAATTGCATTGTCTACTGATTTTACTTTTTTCCCTGTTTCCTTAGCTATTTCTGTATATGTCATTTCTAATAGAATGTATTCAAAAAGCTCTTTCTCCATTTCACTTAAACTTGTTTTCACATATTTCATTAATGCTATATATTTTTCTTTCTCTAAATAAATTTCTTCTGGATTATAATAATCTGCTGTTTTTCCTGAATTATCATAATAATCACAATTCTTTTTAACATTTTGAATCTGAGCAGAAAAAGATGAACTTAATACTTTATTTTTCTTAGAATTTGAAATTTTAATTGCAGTTATTAAATGTCTTCTTATACAAAGAGTTGCAAAAGTTTTAAATGAAGCTTTCTTATTAAACTTGTAATAATTAACAGCTTTTAAAAGTCCAATCCTTGCTTCTTGAAGAACATCTTCTTTGTCACCACCAATAATAAAAAAATTTCTTGCTGAAAGATGAATAAGGTTGTTAAAAGATTCAAAAATTTCATCCATAGCTTCATCATTTCCTTCTTTAGCTTCTTGAATCAATTGTAAATATTTCATAAAATCACTCCCTCTATTTTACTTTATTGGTTAAGTATATTTTTTATGATATTTTTAAATTTAATTAATTAAACATAATACTTTTATAGTTCTTCAATCAAACAAATAACATCATTACAACTCTTATTAACTTACCTAATTAAGTATAATATAAAGGCTATAAACTATAAAAAATAAATTATACAAATAATAATTTATGAATAAATTAATAGAAAATTTTAAAAATAACTTTCTCTTAAAACGTTTTCAGTTAAAAAGAATTCCTTACAAAAAGCCTCTTCTTTTTATAATTTAAACTTCTTGATAAATAAATTAGTAATATTATTCTCCAAAATATTTCAATTCCTTTTTAATTTTTTATTTTTTTAAAAATTTACATAAAAAAGAATTTGAAATTATTAAAGTATAATCTTAATATAGATATTTCCTCAAAGACGTTTATATATAGTTATAAAAAAGAGCCTCTTTCTCCAGAGGCTCTTTTTTGTATAAAATATAAGGAGAGCAGTAATATAATTACTCCCTACATTGTTTATTATTCTTTTACAAATACTTTTT
Protein-coding regions in this window:
- a CDS encoding Rrf2 family transcriptional regulator is translated as MKIIQESYEAIKMIKFLSTFPEGEIVPAKEIASEKNISLKFALKILQILKKAEIVEAHRGIKGGYNLKVDEINLYEIIMVIQGELYLVSEFKKKKKEKELWVTELKDLQNDIIDKLKKMKITKIK
- a CDS encoding sigma-70 family RNA polymerase sigma factor, which translates into the protein MKYLQLIQEAKEGNDEAMDEIFESFNNLIHLSARNFFIIGGDKEDVLQEARIGLLKAVNYYKFNKKASFKTFATLCIRRHLITAIKISNSKKNKVLSSSFSAQIQNVKKNCDYYDNSGKTADYYNPEEIYLEKEKYIALMKYVKTSLSEMEKELFEYILLEMTYTEIAKETGKKVKSVDNAIQRIKKKIKIFFQEYDSK